Proteins encoded in a region of the Candidatus Nitrosomarinus catalina genome:
- a CDS encoding DUF1059 domain-containing protein encodes MPKIMCRDYGFECDFVADGENEKVIEDFRNHAENEHGIDYTVEAVKQILIRKQK; translated from the coding sequence ATGCCTAAGATAATGTGTCGGGACTATGGTTTTGAATGTGATTTTGTAGCTGATGGAGAAAATGAAAAAGTGATTGAAGATTTTAGAAATCATGCTGAAAACGAACACGGAATAGATTATACAGTTGAGGCAGTAAAACAAATTCTAATTAGAAAACAAAAATAA